A single genomic interval of Arthrobacter globiformis harbors:
- a CDS encoding adenylosuccinate synthase translates to MPAIVIVGAQWGDEGKGKATDLLGGRVDYVVKPNGGNNAGHTVVVGGEKYELKLLPAGILSPNAVPIIGNGCVVNLEALFQEIEGLEARGADTSKLRVSANAHLVAPYHQVLDKVTERFLGSRAIGTTGRGIGPTYMDKVARLGIRVQDVFDESILRQKVEGSLRQKNELLVKIYNRRSIEVDEVVNYFLSFADRLRPLVIDSTLVLNTALDEGKVVLMEGGQATFLDVDHGTYPFVTSSNPTAGGASVGSGIGPTRISRSIGIIKAYTTRVGAGPFPTELFDEMGMYLQKTGGEFGVNTGRPRRCGWYDAVLARHASRVNGFTDYFVTKLDVLTGIEQIPVCVAYDVDGVRHDEMPMTQTEFHHAAPIFEYFEGWTEDITGARTLADLPENARNYVLALEKLSGTRFSAIGVGPDRDQTIVVNDLIND, encoded by the coding sequence ATGCCAGCAATCGTGATCGTCGGAGCCCAGTGGGGCGACGAAGGAAAAGGTAAGGCCACCGACCTGCTTGGCGGCCGCGTCGACTACGTAGTGAAGCCGAACGGCGGCAACAACGCCGGGCACACCGTCGTCGTAGGCGGCGAGAAGTATGAGCTCAAGCTCCTTCCGGCCGGTATCCTCAGCCCCAACGCCGTCCCCATCATCGGCAACGGCTGCGTCGTCAACCTCGAGGCACTTTTCCAGGAGATCGAGGGCCTCGAAGCCCGCGGCGCGGACACCTCCAAGCTGCGTGTCTCCGCCAACGCCCACCTTGTGGCCCCGTACCACCAGGTGCTGGACAAGGTCACCGAACGCTTCCTCGGCAGCCGCGCCATCGGCACCACCGGCCGCGGCATCGGGCCTACGTACATGGACAAGGTTGCCCGCCTGGGGATCCGCGTCCAGGACGTCTTCGACGAGTCGATCCTGCGCCAGAAGGTGGAAGGGTCGCTGCGCCAGAAGAACGAGCTTCTGGTCAAGATCTACAACCGCCGCAGCATCGAGGTGGATGAAGTGGTCAATTACTTCCTCTCCTTCGCCGACCGGCTACGCCCCCTGGTCATCGACAGCACCCTCGTGCTGAACACCGCCCTGGACGAGGGCAAGGTGGTGCTCATGGAGGGCGGCCAGGCCACGTTCCTCGACGTCGACCACGGCACTTACCCGTTCGTCACCTCCTCCAATCCCACCGCCGGCGGCGCCTCTGTAGGCTCGGGCATCGGCCCCACCCGCATCTCGCGGTCCATCGGCATCATCAAGGCGTACACCACGCGCGTCGGCGCGGGCCCGTTCCCTACGGAGCTCTTCGACGAGATGGGCATGTACCTGCAGAAGACCGGCGGCGAATTCGGCGTCAACACCGGACGCCCGCGCCGCTGCGGCTGGTACGACGCCGTCCTGGCCCGCCACGCCTCCCGCGTTAACGGCTTCACCGACTACTTCGTCACCAAGCTGGACGTCCTCACGGGCATCGAACAGATCCCGGTGTGCGTGGCTTACGACGTCGACGGCGTCCGGCACGACGAGATGCCCATGACCCAGACGGAATTCCACCACGCCGCGCCCATCTTCGAATACTTCGAAGGCTGGACCGAGGACATCACCGGCGCCCGCACGCTGGCTGACCTGCCCGAGAACGCCCGCAACTACGTGCTGGCCCTCGAGAAGCTGTCCGGCACGCGCTTCTCCGCGATCGGCGTCGGACCGGACCGCGACCAGACCATCGTGGTCAACGATCTGATCAACGACTGA
- a CDS encoding RNA polymerase sigma factor gives MAAQLTDDELSAALSGDPSGFTAVYSIISPAVLGYFRARGVDDAEALTQDVFVDVLPKLSNVRGGHSGLRTFIFSVAHARLVDYHRRSARTPQLTEFDPLLDERRSSSAEDEVLGSLGGITSSLAMLNDDQREVLVLRIVADLSVEQVAGIMDKTPGAIKQLQRRGLIALRELVKEKDHAAS, from the coding sequence TTGGCAGCTCAGCTGACCGACGACGAATTGTCAGCAGCCCTTTCTGGCGACCCCTCCGGCTTCACCGCCGTCTACAGCATCATTTCGCCCGCAGTCCTCGGCTATTTCCGCGCCCGCGGGGTGGACGACGCCGAAGCCCTCACGCAGGACGTCTTCGTGGATGTCCTGCCCAAGCTCAGCAATGTCAGGGGCGGCCACTCCGGGTTGCGGACATTCATCTTTTCCGTGGCTCATGCCCGGCTCGTGGACTATCACCGCCGGTCCGCGAGAACGCCGCAGCTTACCGAATTCGACCCGCTCTTGGATGAACGTCGGTCGAGTTCCGCCGAGGACGAGGTGCTCGGTTCGCTGGGCGGAATCACTTCATCACTTGCCATGCTCAACGACGACCAGCGGGAAGTGCTGGTCCTGCGGATCGTGGCGGACCTTTCGGTCGAACAGGTGGCCGGCATCATGGACAAGACCCCCGGGGCCATCAAACAGCTCCAGCGCCGCGGGCTGATAGCCCTGCGCGAACTCGTCAAGGAAAAGGACCACGCAGCATCATGA
- a CDS encoding VOC family protein, whose protein sequence is MATLQPYVIFPGTARAALTFYRDVFGGELSLHTYEDFGRSDGALSAIAHGELHGLVALAGADAAAGEKSVQVEGLMLSVLGTAEPEVLHEWFDKLSVGGSVVDPLAPKPWGASDGQVIDRHGLHWLVGYEHGA, encoded by the coding sequence ATGGCGACCCTTCAGCCCTATGTCATTTTTCCCGGAACGGCTCGGGCAGCGCTCACCTTTTACAGGGACGTTTTCGGCGGTGAGCTTTCTTTACATACGTACGAGGACTTTGGCAGGAGCGACGGCGCGTTAAGCGCGATAGCTCACGGTGAGCTCCACGGCTTAGTTGCTTTGGCCGGAGCCGATGCAGCAGCCGGCGAGAAATCGGTCCAGGTCGAAGGCCTCATGCTCTCGGTGCTGGGAACCGCTGAACCGGAAGTTCTCCATGAATGGTTCGACAAACTCTCTGTTGGTGGTTCGGTGGTCGATCCCCTGGCGCCGAAGCCCTGGGGAGCGTCAGATGGCCAAGTTATCGATCGTCACGGACTTCACTGGCTCGTTGGATATGAGCACGGGGCGTGA
- a CDS encoding GNAT family N-acetyltransferase, with translation MASNGSKLVVRFNVDDASLSQLHADAFGAPFRMTPWRERLELHSVSWVGAFEGEQLVGFVHAAWDGGSHAFLLDTAVAPDYQSQGIGTAIVKSLIADIANRGCQWVHVDYEPHLATFYRQACGFTHTEAGLLELAHNTPGT, from the coding sequence ATGGCTTCCAACGGTTCAAAACTGGTCGTTCGATTCAACGTGGACGACGCTTCACTTTCTCAACTCCATGCAGATGCCTTCGGCGCACCATTCCGCATGACTCCCTGGAGGGAACGCCTCGAACTGCATAGCGTCAGCTGGGTAGGCGCTTTCGAAGGAGAGCAACTAGTGGGCTTCGTTCACGCCGCATGGGACGGCGGTTCACACGCCTTTCTTCTCGACACGGCAGTAGCTCCCGATTACCAAAGTCAGGGCATCGGAACCGCAATCGTTAAATCCTTGATAGCGGACATCGCCAACCGAGGTTGTCAGTGGGTGCATGTGGACTATGAGCCGCACCTCGCTACGTTTTATCGCCAGGCTTGTGGATTCACACACACAGAAGCCGGCCTACTCGAACTGGCTCATAACACTCCTGGCACATAG
- a CDS encoding aminoglycoside 6-adenylyltransferase — protein MTLISADVPARLRPALLQLLAACSDDGRVRAAWLEGSFARGEADAWSDIDLHLIVEEPDTFGAVEWLGSLMPLVLADAIPGIARAFICLTPDWVHVDLNLHSLEDELRQGTMRQVLVDKDALVASEYAAGVSSAEPFFPGQQAQIFLYLMGSTVTALHRNDLLALSQTTVMMRDGLLIPLMLAENGIVIGTGAKRIARHLTREQQDCLARLPAIGLTETGLREAQRALAAEYLVRARQLADVCHAAWPAELERAAKRLWRHELEIDL, from the coding sequence ATGACTCTAATCAGCGCTGACGTCCCAGCTCGGCTGCGACCGGCCCTCCTTCAACTGCTCGCAGCGTGCAGTGACGACGGTCGAGTGCGTGCTGCATGGCTGGAGGGCTCGTTTGCGCGCGGCGAGGCCGATGCATGGAGCGACATCGATTTGCACCTCATCGTTGAGGAACCTGACACGTTCGGCGCTGTTGAATGGCTGGGCTCGCTGATGCCTTTGGTGCTGGCGGATGCCATCCCGGGTATAGCCCGGGCCTTCATCTGTCTTACTCCTGACTGGGTCCACGTCGACCTGAACCTCCATTCACTGGAAGATGAGCTGCGCCAGGGCACCATGCGGCAAGTACTTGTGGATAAAGACGCACTGGTGGCCAGCGAATATGCGGCGGGGGTCTCCTCTGCAGAGCCCTTCTTTCCGGGGCAGCAGGCCCAAATCTTCCTCTACCTGATGGGTAGCACCGTCACGGCCCTCCACCGGAACGACCTCCTTGCACTCTCACAAACAACAGTGATGATGCGCGACGGTCTGTTGATCCCGCTGATGCTGGCTGAGAACGGGATCGTGATCGGGACCGGTGCCAAACGAATTGCGCGTCATCTGACCAGGGAGCAACAGGACTGTCTGGCGCGGCTGCCAGCCATCGGGCTCACCGAGACTGGCCTGCGGGAGGCGCAACGAGCCTTGGCTGCGGAGTACTTGGTCAGAGCCCGCCAACTCGCGGACGTATGTCACGCCGCTTGGCCGGCCGAGCTGGAACGGGCTGCCAAACGGTTGTGGCGGCACGAACTCGAGATCGACTTATAG
- a CDS encoding CoA-binding protein encodes MSTTERTWAGPSAPERLGLLREAKSIAIVGASDKPSRASYFVATYLQSSTRYKVYFVNPVVKEILGQPTYASLADLPESPDIVDVFRKHDDLPGVLDEAVAAGAKTLWLQLGSWHEGVAQDAEAAGLNVVMDRCVKIEHARFHGGLHLAGFDTGVISSKRQVLA; translated from the coding sequence ATGAGCACCACTGAGAGAACTTGGGCAGGTCCCTCTGCGCCGGAGCGTTTAGGCCTCCTGCGTGAGGCGAAGTCCATTGCCATCGTGGGCGCATCGGACAAGCCCTCCCGGGCGAGCTACTTCGTGGCCACCTATCTGCAGTCCTCGACGCGGTACAAGGTGTACTTCGTCAACCCCGTGGTCAAGGAGATCCTCGGCCAGCCGACGTACGCCTCACTGGCGGACCTGCCGGAGAGCCCGGACATCGTGGACGTGTTCCGCAAGCACGATGACCTGCCGGGCGTGCTCGACGAGGCCGTGGCCGCGGGTGCCAAGACCCTCTGGCTGCAGCTCGGCTCGTGGCACGAGGGCGTTGCGCAGGATGCCGAGGCCGCGGGACTGAACGTGGTGATGGACCGCTGCGTCAAGATCGAGCACGCACGCTTCCACGGCGGGCTTCACCTGGCCGGGTTCGATACGGGAGTGATCTCCTCGAAGCGGCAGGTCCTGGCTTAA
- a CDS encoding O-acetylhomoserine aminocarboxypropyltransferase/cysteine synthase family protein, which produces MADRKFGFRTRALHAGGTPDAEHGARAVPIYQTTSFVFKDTQDAANLFALQKYGNIYSRIGNPTVAAFEERIASLEGGIGAVATSSGMAAEFITFAALTQAGDHIVAASQLYGGTVTQLDVTLRRFGVDTTFVPGTDPADYAAAVRENTKAIFVEVVANPSSEVQDLAALAKVAHDAGIPLVVDATLSTPYLVRPIEHGADIVIHSATKFIGGHGTTLGGVIVESGRFNWGNGKFPTMTEPVASYGNVSWWGNFGEYGFLTKLRCEQLRDIGPALSPQSAFQLLQGVETLPQRLDEHLKNAQAVAEWLEADERVAYVNFSGLPSHRHFERARKYLPLGPGSVFSFGVKGGRAAGQKFIESLQLASHLANVGDARTLVIHPGSTTHQQLSPAQLESAGVPEDLVRISVGLEDIDDILWDLDQALTEAQNATAEDAVVVDDAAADSCTIGARA; this is translated from the coding sequence GTGGCTGACCGCAAATTCGGGTTCCGCACCCGCGCCCTGCACGCCGGCGGCACGCCCGACGCCGAGCACGGCGCCCGTGCCGTCCCCATCTACCAGACCACGTCGTTCGTGTTCAAGGACACCCAGGACGCCGCCAACCTGTTCGCCCTGCAGAAGTACGGCAACATCTACTCCCGCATCGGCAACCCGACCGTGGCGGCGTTTGAGGAGCGCATCGCGTCCCTCGAGGGCGGCATAGGAGCTGTCGCGACGTCGTCGGGCATGGCCGCTGAATTCATCACCTTCGCCGCCCTCACCCAGGCCGGCGACCACATCGTGGCGGCATCCCAGCTCTACGGCGGCACCGTCACCCAGTTGGATGTCACCCTGCGCCGCTTCGGTGTGGACACCACGTTCGTCCCCGGCACCGACCCCGCCGACTACGCGGCCGCCGTCCGCGAGAACACGAAGGCAATCTTCGTCGAGGTGGTGGCCAACCCGTCGTCGGAGGTCCAGGACCTGGCGGCCCTGGCAAAGGTGGCGCACGACGCCGGCATCCCCCTCGTCGTCGACGCCACCTTGAGCACGCCATACCTCGTGCGGCCGATCGAGCACGGCGCGGACATCGTGATCCACTCCGCCACGAAGTTCATCGGAGGCCACGGCACCACCCTGGGCGGCGTCATCGTGGAGAGCGGCCGGTTCAACTGGGGCAACGGCAAGTTCCCCACCATGACCGAGCCCGTGGCCTCGTACGGCAACGTATCCTGGTGGGGCAACTTCGGCGAATACGGGTTCCTCACCAAGCTGCGCTGCGAACAGCTGCGAGACATCGGGCCCGCCCTCTCCCCGCAGTCCGCATTCCAGTTGCTGCAGGGAGTTGAAACCCTCCCCCAGCGCCTGGACGAGCACCTGAAGAACGCCCAGGCCGTGGCCGAGTGGCTCGAGGCCGACGAACGCGTGGCCTACGTGAACTTCTCCGGACTGCCCTCCCATCGGCACTTCGAGCGGGCGCGGAAGTACCTGCCCCTGGGACCGGGCTCCGTGTTCTCCTTCGGCGTGAAGGGCGGCCGGGCAGCGGGGCAAAAGTTCATTGAATCCCTGCAACTCGCCTCGCACTTGGCCAACGTGGGCGACGCCCGCACGCTGGTCATCCACCCCGGGTCCACGACCCACCAGCAGCTGAGCCCGGCCCAGCTCGAATCCGCCGGCGTTCCGGAGGACCTGGTTCGCATCTCGGTTGGCCTGGAAGACATCGACGACATCCTGTGGGACCTGGACCAGGCCCTCACCGAGGCGCAGAACGCAACGGCGGAAGACGCCGTCGTTGTTGACGACGCGGCAGCTGATTCCTGCACGATTGGAGCACGGGCATGA
- the sfnG gene encoding dimethylsulfone monooxygenase SfnG, whose protein sequence is MNDISNVARLSEPLKFAYWVPNVSGGLVVSTIEQRTSWDFDYNKKLARIAEESGFEYALTQTRYAASYGADKQHEATSFSLALLAATERLKVISAVHPGMWHPGVLAKYIITADHISNGRAAVNIVSGWLKNEFTNFGLEWLEHDERYVRTEEFIRVLRGLWTEKDYSQAGKYYNITDFTLNPAPVDVPGRAHPEIFFGGNSTAAQATAGRVADWYFSNGKDLEGFKENIAGVVSASGETRRGTEGALAAPRFGLNGFVIARDSEKEARDTLREIVEKAHKPAVQGFRDAVQEAGASTKDGKGMWADSTFEDLVQYNDGFKTQLIGTPEQIAERIVEYKKIGVNLFLTGYLHFQEEVAAFGQDILPMVRELEADLARKNGTELDLSQTPVASASSTSGLVNV, encoded by the coding sequence ATGAACGACATCAGCAACGTAGCCCGTCTTTCCGAACCCCTGAAGTTCGCCTACTGGGTGCCGAACGTGTCCGGCGGCCTGGTGGTCTCCACCATTGAGCAGCGCACCAGCTGGGACTTCGACTACAACAAGAAGCTGGCCCGCATCGCGGAGGAATCCGGCTTCGAATACGCCCTGACGCAGACCCGCTATGCCGCATCCTACGGCGCCGACAAGCAGCACGAGGCGACGTCCTTCAGTCTCGCCCTGCTGGCGGCCACGGAGCGGCTTAAGGTCATCTCGGCCGTCCACCCCGGCATGTGGCACCCCGGTGTGCTGGCCAAGTACATCATCACCGCCGACCACATTTCGAACGGCCGCGCCGCCGTCAACATCGTCTCCGGCTGGCTCAAGAACGAGTTCACCAACTTTGGCCTCGAATGGCTGGAGCACGACGAACGCTACGTCCGCACCGAGGAATTCATCAGGGTGCTGCGCGGGCTGTGGACGGAGAAGGACTACAGCCAGGCCGGCAAGTACTACAACATCACCGACTTCACCCTGAACCCCGCCCCCGTGGACGTTCCGGGGCGCGCGCACCCGGAGATCTTCTTCGGCGGAAACTCGACGGCGGCCCAGGCCACCGCGGGCCGCGTCGCCGACTGGTACTTCTCCAACGGCAAGGACCTGGAGGGATTCAAGGAGAACATCGCAGGCGTGGTCTCGGCGTCCGGCGAGACCCGGCGCGGCACCGAGGGCGCGCTGGCCGCACCCCGGTTTGGCCTCAACGGCTTCGTCATCGCCCGCGACTCCGAGAAGGAAGCCCGCGACACCCTCCGCGAAATCGTCGAGAAGGCACACAAGCCCGCTGTGCAGGGCTTCCGCGACGCCGTCCAGGAAGCCGGCGCGTCCACCAAGGACGGCAAGGGCATGTGGGCGGACTCCACGTTCGAGGATCTGGTCCAGTACAACGACGGCTTCAAGACGCAGCTGATCGGCACCCCCGAGCAGATCGCCGAGCGGATCGTTGAGTACAAGAAGATCGGCGTGAACCTGTTCCTCACCGGCTACCTGCACTTCCAGGAGGAAGTCGCTGCCTTCGGCCAGGACATCCTGCCGATGGTGCGCGAACTCGAGGCGGACCTCGCCCGCAAGAACGGCACCGAGCTGGACTTGTCCCAGACGCCGGTGGCTTCGGCAAGCTCAACCAGTGGGCTGGTGAACGTCTAG
- the acs gene encoding acetate--CoA ligase: MTPKNASALPNLARIPSEATPQTTSDATANEAGLRDAPGSFSGSSGWSSTEPTDGAVHGVPTDGPARHSGTTPTVDPSTIVDPGNVAFWEEQALRLDWAERPVNQQRGTQRPWHTAHSWLPADVEAGRGPEIKWFDGGRLNVAYNCVDRHVAAGRGDKVALFFEGEPGDRRTITYAELQREVSKAANALLALGITKGDRVVIYLPVIPETVIITLAVARIGAVHSLVFGGFSAEALRFRVVDTGAKLLVTTDGQFRRGVAVPVKDNADAAVAGDNAIERVLVINRTTAPADLPAVPMTAGRDVWWHDVVGPASDVHEPEAFDAETPLFIMYTSGTTGKPKGLVHTSGGYLTQASWSFEHLFSNPDPALRDQDVHWCTADLAWVTAHTYEIYGPLSNGVTQVIFEGTPNTPHPGRHFEIIERYGVTQYYTAPTLVRSLMGWFPDGVPDSYDFSSIRMLGTVGEAVNPEAWRWLRDNLGAGTAPMVDTWWQSETGATIMSPAPTDTEFKPGCAARPLPGVSTRVVDEAGNRTDPGVQGFIVVDQPGPAIARTVWGNPRRYFDSYWSQYAEQGWFLAGDGAKYDVDGDIWILGRVDDTLNVSGHLLSTIEIESALVTHPDVVEAGVCPVADPKTGHAVVAFVVLKGGVSAGLVSTSSTSEALRNHVAKEIGPIAKPRDVVVVPDVPKTRSGKIMRRLLTQLYEGTTLGDTTSLQNEPAIAGIQDALHRCATAVPGNPNSGQK, encoded by the coding sequence ATGACCCCAAAGAATGCTTCTGCCCTGCCCAACCTTGCCCGGATTCCATCTGAGGCAACCCCACAAACCACTTCGGACGCGACGGCGAACGAAGCAGGGCTGCGTGACGCGCCCGGCTCCTTCAGCGGCTCTTCGGGATGGTCCTCGACCGAGCCAACGGACGGCGCAGTGCACGGCGTCCCCACCGACGGGCCGGCGCGTCACAGCGGCACCACCCCCACTGTCGATCCCAGCACCATTGTCGATCCCGGCAACGTGGCCTTCTGGGAGGAACAGGCCCTCCGGTTGGACTGGGCCGAGCGCCCCGTCAACCAGCAACGTGGCACCCAAAGGCCTTGGCACACGGCGCACAGCTGGCTGCCCGCCGACGTCGAAGCCGGCCGTGGACCCGAGATCAAGTGGTTCGACGGCGGCAGGCTGAACGTCGCGTACAACTGCGTGGACCGCCATGTCGCCGCCGGCCGCGGGGACAAGGTGGCGCTGTTCTTCGAGGGCGAACCGGGCGACCGCCGCACCATCACCTACGCCGAACTGCAGCGTGAAGTCTCCAAGGCCGCCAATGCCCTGCTGGCCCTCGGCATCACCAAGGGTGACCGCGTGGTCATCTACCTGCCCGTGATCCCGGAAACCGTCATTATCACGCTCGCGGTGGCCCGGATCGGAGCCGTGCACTCCCTGGTGTTCGGCGGGTTCTCCGCCGAGGCACTCCGGTTCCGCGTCGTTGACACCGGCGCGAAGCTGCTGGTGACCACCGACGGCCAGTTCCGCCGCGGCGTCGCGGTCCCGGTCAAGGACAACGCCGATGCCGCCGTCGCCGGCGACAACGCCATCGAGCGCGTCCTGGTCATCAACCGCACCACCGCCCCCGCAGACCTCCCTGCAGTCCCAATGACCGCAGGCCGCGACGTCTGGTGGCATGACGTCGTCGGGCCCGCCTCCGACGTGCACGAACCGGAGGCGTTCGACGCCGAGACTCCCCTGTTCATCATGTACACCTCCGGCACCACGGGTAAGCCCAAGGGACTGGTCCACACCTCCGGCGGCTACCTGACCCAGGCCTCCTGGAGCTTCGAGCACCTGTTCAGCAACCCCGATCCGGCGCTCCGGGACCAGGACGTGCACTGGTGCACGGCCGACCTCGCCTGGGTCACCGCGCACACCTATGAGATATACGGCCCGCTCTCCAACGGCGTGACGCAGGTGATCTTCGAGGGCACGCCCAACACCCCGCATCCCGGCAGGCACTTCGAGATCATCGAACGCTACGGCGTCACCCAGTACTACACGGCGCCCACCCTGGTCCGCTCGCTCATGGGCTGGTTCCCGGACGGCGTGCCTGACAGCTACGACTTCTCCTCGATCCGGATGCTCGGCACCGTGGGAGAGGCCGTGAACCCGGAGGCCTGGCGCTGGCTGCGCGACAACCTCGGTGCAGGCACCGCGCCCATGGTGGATACCTGGTGGCAGTCCGAAACCGGGGCCACCATCATGTCCCCCGCGCCCACGGACACCGAATTCAAGCCCGGCTGCGCTGCCCGCCCGCTCCCCGGCGTCAGCACCCGGGTGGTGGACGAGGCAGGGAACCGCACCGACCCCGGTGTGCAGGGCTTCATCGTCGTGGACCAGCCGGGCCCGGCAATCGCCCGGACCGTCTGGGGCAACCCGCGCCGCTACTTCGACTCCTACTGGAGCCAGTATGCGGAGCAGGGCTGGTTCCTTGCCGGCGACGGCGCCAAGTACGACGTCGACGGCGACATCTGGATCCTCGGTCGGGTTGACGACACACTCAACGTCTCAGGCCACCTGCTCTCCACGATCGAGATCGAGTCCGCCCTCGTCACCCACCCGGACGTGGTGGAAGCGGGCGTCTGTCCGGTCGCCGACCCCAAGACGGGCCACGCCGTCGTCGCGTTTGTGGTTTTGAAGGGCGGGGTTTCGGCGGGCTTGGTTTCGACGAGCTCAACCAGCGAAGCCCTCCGCAACCACGTTGCCAAGGAGATCGGCCCGATCGCCAAGCCGCGCGACGTCGTCGTTGTCCCGGACGTACCCAAGACCCGCAGCGGCAAGATCATGCGCCGGCTGCTGACCCAGCTTTACGAGGGAACCACCCTCGGCGACACCACGTCGCTACAGAACGAACCGGCCATTGCCGGTATCCAGGATGCGCTGCACCGATGCGCTACCGCCGTCCCCGGAAACCCCAACTCCGGACAGAAGTAA
- a CDS encoding CoA-binding protein — translation MAHENDPAVVDRLMRTKGTWAIVGLTRNEWRSAYDVSLFVRDRMGMEIIPVNLPGDDVHGEKGYRSLSEIPAEKHPIDVVDCFVNSQKVGAVIDQAIAVGAKAVWLQLGVFDDAAVERAKTAGLDVVVNSCPAREGWRVGI, via the coding sequence ATGGCTCACGAAAACGATCCGGCGGTTGTCGACCGACTCATGCGAACGAAGGGCACCTGGGCCATCGTCGGCCTGACCCGGAATGAGTGGCGCTCGGCGTACGACGTCTCGCTGTTTGTCCGCGACCGCATGGGTATGGAGATCATCCCGGTTAACCTGCCGGGCGACGACGTGCACGGCGAGAAAGGCTACCGTTCCCTCTCCGAGATTCCGGCGGAAAAGCACCCGATCGACGTCGTGGACTGTTTCGTCAATTCGCAGAAGGTAGGGGCCGTCATCGACCAGGCCATCGCAGTCGGCGCCAAGGCGGTGTGGTTGCAGCTCGGCGTGTTCGACGACGCCGCCGTGGAACGCGCGAAGACCGCTGGGCTGGACGTCGTCGTGAATTCCTGCCCTGCCCGCGAAGGGTGGCGCGTGGGGATCTAG
- a CDS encoding isopenicillin N synthase family dioxygenase — MAAARETIPVLDLGSARRADGSFNPEFIEELRDATHRVGFFQVIGYGGAPGQAKDLLATISRFFDLPLEERMKLDNRLSPHFRGYTRMGTEVTQGRADAREQIDYSPDREPVHDYPPEQPYWLLQGHNLWPEESMPELKQAAMAWAELMSKVGAELMQAIAVSLQQPVDYFDEPFRDTPAWMGKLVHYVGGVVEAAGDQGVGSHADYGFVTLLLQDEVGGLEVQPPGSSGWVSVKPIPEALVVNLGEMLEVATEGYLAATIHRVKAPPPGVDRYSVPFFWSPRLDAVIDPVPLPAEIKAQARGITDDPSNPMLASFGLNMLKGRMRAHPDVTERHYPELMKP; from the coding sequence ATGGCAGCTGCCCGGGAGACCATACCTGTACTGGATCTCGGCTCCGCACGCCGGGCCGACGGTTCGTTCAATCCGGAGTTCATTGAGGAGCTCCGCGATGCCACGCACCGCGTCGGTTTCTTCCAGGTCATCGGCTACGGCGGTGCACCCGGCCAGGCCAAGGATCTGCTGGCGACCATCAGTCGCTTTTTCGATCTTCCGCTCGAGGAACGCATGAAGCTGGACAACCGTCTGTCCCCGCATTTCCGTGGCTACACCCGGATGGGCACGGAGGTCACGCAGGGAAGGGCGGATGCGCGCGAGCAGATCGACTACTCACCCGACCGGGAGCCGGTGCACGACTATCCGCCCGAGCAGCCGTACTGGCTCCTGCAGGGCCACAACCTGTGGCCGGAGGAGTCCATGCCGGAGCTGAAGCAGGCGGCGATGGCCTGGGCCGAGCTCATGTCCAAGGTGGGGGCGGAGCTCATGCAGGCCATCGCCGTGTCGCTCCAGCAGCCGGTGGACTATTTCGACGAGCCGTTCAGGGATACTCCGGCCTGGATGGGCAAGCTGGTCCATTACGTCGGCGGAGTGGTGGAAGCGGCCGGAGACCAGGGCGTGGGCTCCCATGCGGACTACGGGTTTGTGACCCTCCTCCTTCAGGATGAGGTGGGCGGGCTTGAAGTGCAGCCGCCGGGCTCCAGCGGGTGGGTTTCCGTGAAACCGATCCCCGAAGCGCTGGTGGTGAACCTTGGCGAAATGCTCGAAGTGGCCACGGAGGGCTATCTGGCCGCCACCATCCACCGGGTCAAAGCTCCGCCGCCAGGGGTGGACCGTTATTCCGTCCCGTTCTTCTGGTCGCCCCGCCTTGACGCGGTAATCGATCCGGTACCCCTCCCGGCGGAGATCAAGGCCCAGGCACGCGGCATCACTGATGACCCGTCCAATCCGATGCTCGCCTCGTTCGGCCTGAACATGCTCAAGGGCCGGATGCGTGCCCACCCGGATGTCACCGAGCGTCACTACCCTGAGCTGATGAAGCCCTGA
- a CDS encoding MmcQ/YjbR family DNA-binding protein, which yields MDQAALRKICLSFPGAFEDFPFGPETSVFKVKAAVSGGARQEAKMFAASAMDPDDWSVSLKCEPALAEQLRAVHPEITGAWHMNKTHWNGVRLDGGLPDDMVRDMVEDSYDLVVASLSRKQREQLGWARQVGNG from the coding sequence ATGGATCAAGCCGCCCTGAGAAAAATCTGCCTGTCGTTTCCGGGCGCCTTCGAGGACTTCCCGTTCGGGCCCGAAACGTCGGTGTTCAAGGTCAAGGCGGCGGTGTCCGGTGGGGCGCGGCAGGAGGCAAAGATGTTCGCCGCGTCCGCCATGGATCCTGACGACTGGTCGGTGAGCCTCAAGTGCGAGCCTGCCCTGGCAGAACAGCTCCGGGCCGTGCATCCGGAGATCACCGGGGCGTGGCACATGAACAAGACGCACTGGAACGGCGTCCGGCTGGACGGTGGCCTGCCGGACGACATGGTCCGGGACATGGTGGAGGACTCCTACGATCTTGTGGTTGCCTCGCTGAGCCGGAAACAGCGGGAGCAGCTTGGCTGGGCCAGGCAGGTGGGCAATGGCTGA